A part of Streptomyces sp. DSM 40750 genomic DNA contains:
- a CDS encoding serine/threonine-protein kinase, producing MRVAGRYRLEVRVGQGGMGTVWRAADEVLDRPVAVKELRLDGGGDVEDPRTRRERALREARASARIDHPGVVRVYDVVEDADRLWIVMELVDAPSLETVVHDHGPLGVRETARVGLALAEALRRVHAAGVLHRDIKPGNVLLGPGTRVVLTDFGIASLENTRALTRSGVLIGSPEYIPPERALSRPTGPPSDLWSLGATLCTALTGRSPFARVSTAETLLAIAYDEPELPDSDCPLTPLLRRLLAKDPAERPDTDAIVAYLTTVVTTPDPPADEPSQPPSPPSQPDWRSRLLVTLVLLVTAAVAAVMIATAIPPGGETRLPDTSDPPTVAGTSRPPSSRP from the coding sequence ATGCGTGTCGCGGGGCGCTACCGCCTTGAAGTCCGGGTCGGGCAGGGCGGCATGGGCACGGTGTGGCGCGCCGCCGACGAGGTACTGGACCGTCCGGTGGCCGTCAAGGAACTGCGCCTGGACGGCGGCGGCGACGTGGAGGACCCACGGACCCGCCGGGAGCGCGCACTGCGCGAGGCCCGGGCCAGCGCACGGATCGACCACCCGGGAGTCGTACGGGTCTACGACGTGGTCGAGGACGCCGACCGGCTCTGGATCGTCATGGAACTGGTCGACGCCCCCTCCCTGGAGACGGTCGTCCACGACCACGGCCCCCTCGGCGTACGCGAGACCGCGCGGGTCGGCCTCGCCCTCGCCGAGGCGCTGCGCCGGGTGCACGCGGCCGGAGTCCTGCACCGCGACATCAAGCCCGGCAACGTCCTGCTGGGCCCCGGCACCCGGGTCGTCCTCACCGACTTCGGCATCGCCTCCCTGGAGAACACCCGCGCCCTGACCCGCTCGGGCGTCCTCATCGGCTCCCCGGAGTACATCCCGCCCGAGCGAGCCCTCAGCCGCCCCACCGGCCCGCCCTCCGACCTCTGGTCCCTCGGCGCCACTCTGTGCACCGCCCTGACAGGCCGTTCCCCGTTCGCCCGCGTCTCCACCGCCGAGACGCTCCTCGCCATCGCCTACGACGAGCCCGAACTTCCGGACAGCGACTGCCCGTTGACGCCACTGTTACGGCGACTGCTGGCCAAGGACCCGGCGGAACGCCCCGACACGGACGCGATCGTGGCGTATCTGACGACGGTGGTGACGACCCCGGACCCACCGGCCGACGAGCCGTCGCAGCCGCCCTCGCCACCGTCCCAGCCGGACTGGCGTTCGAGGCTCCTGGTGACGCTCGTACTCCTGGTCACCGCCGCCGTGGCCGCCGTGATGATCGCCACCGCGATCCCGCCGGGCGGCGAGACCCGCCTGCCCGACACCAGCGACCCGCCGACGGTCGCGGGCACCTCCCGGCCACCGTCATCGCGTCCCTGA